The sequence CACAAACAACCTCCTGCGTTCGCCCGCATGCCCTGTGCGAGGCCGGGAGCCTTGCGGATCGCGACGATGGATGATGAAGGATGAGCGACTGAAGCGGTGTGATTCGTTCTCCCGTGGGTTTCACTCGGGGAATTTGCGTTTGGCGTCCGCGTACGATTTCGGAAAAATATTTTTGTGGTGGAAATGAAGGAGTGGGAGCAGTGCGGTTTTTCCCGAGCGCCGTGCAGATGTTTGCAAAACAAATTTCCGGTTCATTTCCGGGGGGGTGCGTAAAAAAACAGCAGGCGGAAGCGAAATGGATCGGGAATTTACGAGCGTTTTTGAGGTTTGAGGCGTGGCGAAGGTCGATGGAAAATAAGGAGCTGGTCCGTGGGGAGGGCTCTGGATTCTGGTGAAAGTGTTCGATTGCTGATTGCTTCGTTCGGTAACACACTCGATTCCTTGTCCAATTGTACACTTCATAAGTGAAGTATACAGGCGTTCTAGATCGTGTCAAGAGGTTTGAGGGTGAGATATTGGGGCGATCGGCGGCATCGCACTCGGCCAATCTGATCGGTGTGGGGGCGGCGTGGCCCGGCCCATTCCCAACGGATCCGCGACCTCATCGGTAGTGAGATCCAGGTCTCCCAGCGCAAGCCGGCGCTGGCAAATGTAGTTCTCGAACCGCGCGACAAGACGCGAAGCCGGCGTTGAACTATTGACGGCCGACATACGCATGAATATAAAGTCGTTTCGGCATTGTCGATCGATTTCGAACCCGATCAGAATTCGCAACTCCCAATGGATCCGCGGATGCGGTAAGCACATGCCGAACACCCAAGCGTGGAATATCGCAGAACGCACGTGGTCGCAAGCTCTGGGCACAACGACTGAATTTCGCTCCAGAACGCCCTCTCACGAACCCCACGGAATTGGCACCCATTCGCCCGGAACCCGCACAGTTTGAAGAAATATGATTCGACTCATCTCCGCGATTTGCACTCCTCTCCGCGACGGTCAATCGCTCGACGATGCTTCACTGGAGGCACACCTCGAAGACCAATGGAGTCACGGCATCGGCGGGCTGCTCGTGGCGGGCACGATGGGGTTGATGCAATTGCAGACAGATCGAGTCTATCGAGATTTGGTCGAGCAGAGCGTGCGGCTGAGTCGGCGTCGCGGCGAGATCATGGTCGGCGTCGGCGACACGTGCTTTTCTCGCACTCGCGATCGCATTCAAATGGTCGAGCAATTCGACATCGATGGCGTGGTCGTTTTGTCTCCGTATTTGATTAAATTCTCACAGGAAGAGCTGCTCGATTATTTTCGTACGCTTGCCGACATCAGTTCTAAACCCCTGTACTTGTACGATTTGCCGGCGTTGACCGGCACGAAGCTGGCGCTTTCGACCGTTGAAGCGCTGGCCAAGCATCCCAATGTCGGCGGGATCAAATGTTCGGGCCTCTGGGAAGAGACGCGGCAGCTAATCGACGTAGTCGGCGATCGATTTCGAGTTATTCCCGCGCAGCCCCATTTGGTGGACCAGCTTGCTCGCGTCGGTGTGCGAGAAAATCTCGACGGCATTTTCAGCATCGCCCCTCATTGGTCAATCGGCATCGTGCGGGCGGCGGAATGCGGCGACTGGGCGCGTGCGGCTGGCCTACAACAGAAGCTCTCGCAACTTCTGCGATTACTTCGTGAGCAGTACACAATCTTCGGTGGCTGCGAAGTCATTCTTGCCGCGAAGGGTATGCCTTGCCAACTGGCGCCTGCGCCGCTGCGGCGATTGACGGCGCAAGAAAAAGAACGACTGCTGAGCGAATCCCTGATTCAAGAGCTGATTCAAGAACCGACACGTGGAACAGCTTGTTGAAAGAAATAGTGTTCCGTGGAAAATTTCCTCAGCGCGACAACCATTGCGGAAGGTCAGCTACGCCGATCGTTGGGCAGTCTCGCCGCACGGTCATCCGTGCCATCGAGGCAACATCTTTGAAGCCTGATCCCGTGACGAGACAGACGGTTGTGGCTTGGCTGGGCAACGATCCACCTTGAGCGGCTCGGCAAGCTCCTGCCAGCGCGGTAGCAGCCGCTGGCTCGCAGAAAATTCCTTCCTCGCGGGCGAGCCGGGCTTGGATATTCCAAATCTCATCATCGCTGACGATATGGCCCGTGCCGTTTGAGGCGCGGCAAGCCGGAATGACAACGTCGCCGTCGAGGACGTTCGGCACTTGCAGGCCGCTAATCGCCGAGGTGCATTCGACCGCTTGCGCGCGATTTTTCCCCGAGCGCAACGATCCGGCAATCGTGTCGTTTCCGGCAGGTTGCACACAATGAACGGCCGGGGATCGAGCCAAGCTGCCGCGCTCAACAAGCAGTGCGAAGCCTCGTGCGACCGCCAACGTCAGTCCGCCACCGCCGGCAGGGGAGAAAACGTGATCGATGCCGGCGGTAAGCTGCTCGGCCAGTTCGTAGCTAATCGTTTGCACGCCGCTCATCCCTACTGGCGAATAGCGAAAAGCGCTGATCTGCAAGGCCGCATCGAGGGCGTTGGCTTGATCTTGCAGGCACTGCATGGCTTGATTGGTCGTCGAACTGTCGAGGCCGAATCCTCGGATGCGCGCCAATTCCGCTCCATAGGCTAGCATCTGGTTCAGTTTTCCGTCGGGCGTCGTTTCCACGATGGCGATCCGGCACGTAAGTTGCGCGGCAGCGCAATATGCCGCCAAAGCGGAGCCGGTGTTGCCGCTGGATGTCGCCAAGCACTTCGATTGGCCCGCTGCCAACATCCGAGAAATTGCCGCGGCGGCGAAACGGTCCTTGTATGATCCGGTGGGATTGGCGGATTCGACCTTGAAATACAGATTTGCAAGGCCCAGCGACGGGCCGATGCTGCGCGATCGGATCAGTGGCGTGGCGCCTTCGCCAAGAGTGATCTGATGCTGGGCGGGCACGGACTGAATCCAATCGCCAAATCGCCAGATACTCACCGAGTAAACTCCTGAGGAAACTGCCGCTGCTTCAAGGAATGCGAAAAATGCTGGTGCTGCCAGCCGCCGTCAACGACAAGCGTTGTACCGGTGATGTACGAGGCTTCGCTGCTGGCAAGCCACGCGATCACGCGGGCGATTTCTTCGGGCTGGCCCCAGCGGCGAAGCATAATCATCTCTTCACTGAATTGCCGTAGCGGGTCGTCCGCCGTTCCACCCCCTTGCGGATAATCGCGACTCAATTCGGTGTCGATCGCGCCGGGATTGACGGCGACGACCCGAATTCCGTGCGGCCCATAGAGCGACGCCAATTCGTAAGTGAGCGAATCGAGCGCGCCTTTGCAAGCAACGTAGGCCGGGCCAATTCCCGCCGCTTGCTGCGACATCATACTGGATACATTGACGATCACCCCCGAGCCGCGCGGCTGCATCCGCTCGGCGGCCCAGCGGGCCAGAAACGCCGGGGTCGTCAGGCAGATCCTCAACGTCTTTTCCCACGACGAGACCGCGATCTGACGCATGGTTACGATTTCGCGCCATGCGGCATTGTTCACCAGCACATCGAGGCGGCCAAAGCACTCGGCGGCGCGACCCACTGCCGCTTCCGCGAATGTCAAATCCACTAAGTCGCCGGCGATTGCCAATGCATCGCCGCCGAGTTGCCGCACTTGTTCGGAAACCGCGACAAGACCGCTTTCATCGAGATCGACCAGTGCCACACGATAGCCACGACTGGCAAATTCGACGGCCGTTGCAGCACCGATCCCGCGGGCTGCGCCGGTGATCATCACTGTTGGAGAATCAGACATCGTAGTTCAAAATGAATTGCCTCGTAGAACGTAATATCCGGCCTTCAGCGATCGGTTTCCAATACGACCGCCAAGCCGGTCCCTTGCAGCACTCGTGAAAATGTCGCCACGCAGATGACCAGCCCGCGCTGCTCGGCGTGAATCGGATAAACTTGCTCTCCGAGAATATCGACGATCCGCCCGATCGGTTCGCCGCGTTCGAGGCGTTGTCCCAATTCTACCTCCCGCTCAAAGAAACCAGTGATCGGGGCTGGATGGCAAATTTGCAGATGTCCGGAATGAGGCCGCGCGTCTTCGATGAAGTGCTCGACGTTCGACGCCGGACGCGGGCGATCGATCATGCCAAATTCCGCCATCACCCCCAGACATCCCTCGACGTAATCTCGTACTCCTTGAGGATTGCACAAGCCCGACCCCCTGTATTCAGCGTATATGGCCGGAACGCTTGCATCGCGCGCCACCGAAATCGAGCGGCCGTCTAAATGGGGTGACGTGCCCCAAATCAACGGCAAATTGAAGGCTCTCGCCATGCGGCGCTGCTTGGCAAGCACTGCTTCGTTGGAATGAAGCATATAGCCGACCAGCGGCAACAGGCACAGCGCCACTCCGCCGCTGTGCAGGTCGAGATAGAGATCGGCCGAGCGAATGTAGCCGCTCAGCGCATGGGCGATTTGTTCGGTGGTCGATCCGTCCGCGCGGCCTGGACAGGTTCGCGCCAGGTCGAGACCATCCTCCGCCGTGCGCTGGCCGCGAAGGTATGCCGGCTCATTGACGACGGGGATCAACGTCAGCCGGCCGCTCAACTTGCCGGGATCAACGAAGTCCACCAGTTGGCGAATTGCGGACATCGCTTCGAATTCATCTCCATGCACGCCGCCGGTGACGAGCAAGTGAGGGCCTGGCCTGGAGCCGACGATTTCGCGGTGTTTTAGCTCGAGTGTCGATGTCATGGAAACGTCGCTGCCAACTGGTTTGATGCGTTCCACTCGAAATCCGTCTCGAAGGGAAACAACGGCCTTCGCCGCTGTTGATACTGCACTTGAGAAAGATCGGTCGTCGTCACTCCCGGCGTGGTCACTCGAATGAAATGTCGGCAGACGGGACGGTAGGCGGCCATTGGAGCAACGACTCCCTTCGCTACCAAGATTTGAAACTGTGACGGATCAAGTCCACAAGAGGTGATTTGACCCAGGCTGAACGGTGGCACACGCTGCGAGCCGACAAGCAGCGTCAGCCCGGCATCGGTTCGCAAAATCGCGGTGCGGCCTTGATCGAACTGGGAACATCCTCCGTGCCGGGCCGCAGATTCCTCGAATCGTCCGTCTCGCAGATCGACGAGCGAAAAATCTGCCGCTAACGGTTGGCCTTGAAGGGGGCCGCTCCCCCCGCCGACCCTAAGGCGGACTTTTTCGCCGGCGCGGTGGGTCTCGCACTGAGCGACCGTCGCCGCATCGCACAGGCAGACTAGTGCTCGATCAATTTGCCGCCGATGAAGTTCCTGCGCGATCCAAGTACCGTCGCCGGGCGATCCGCCGCCGATATTATCGCCGGTATCGAGCAGGCAAACGGGGCCGTCAAGTCCTTTCGCTTGCTCGATGGCCGCTGCAACGCTATTGGGTCGTCCGACAAAATCGTTTCGCTGGCGCCAAAGTTGCGCGGCCAGCTCGTCGGCCAATTGCTGAGCAAATCGCTGATTGTTATCGGTCACCGCCAGCATTGCCGAGCCCATCTCGAGCACGTCGGCATAGGCGAAGCCCAGGAGAATGCTGTTGGACAGCACGCCAGCTCGTTGTAACTGTGCATCCGCCGCTGCATACAAATGCCGGCAAGGAGAAACAGCCGTCTCTTGGCACTCGATATTGATGACCACCGGCGGAAACGCCGCAGCTTGCGTCGGTCGGACTTCGCCGCGCAGGGTGCGCGCCATCAAGCTTGCGGCCTTGCGGCCGGATTCCCATTGATCGATATGCGGGTTCGTGCGATAGGCAATCAGCGCATCGGTGGCATGAACCATCCGCGGCGATAGGTTCGCGTGCGGATCGAGCGTGCCGATGATGGGAATATTCGGGCCAAGGCGGTGGCGTAGTTCGGCAAGCCAGAAGCCATCCGCGTCTGGCTCTGGCTCACTCACGGTGGCACCGTGTGGAGCAACCAGCACGCCATCGAGCGGTCCAGCTTGGTCGAGCGCCGCTCGCAACATCGACATCAAAAATTGCCAGGCATCTGCCGCGATCACCCCGTAGGGCACGGCGCGCGCCGCGAAGATCGGCACGGCCTCAATGCCGGCATCATCCAATCCCGATAAAAACCCAGACACTTCGTGATGCGCGCCGGCAAACCGCTTGCGAATTTCGCCGCCTGTGGCCAGCAGATCGCTTTGGAAATGCCCAATTTGCGTTCGCTGTGCGATGAACGTATTCGATTCTTGCAATAGGGCAATGATGCCGACGCGCATCGCGGACCTCAATCGCAGGGTTCGTGGAAGGCGATCACATCGACTTCGAACTTCACGACAGTTCCGA comes from Pirellulales bacterium and encodes:
- a CDS encoding M81 family metallopeptidase; translated protein: MRVGIIALLQESNTFIAQRTQIGHFQSDLLATGGEIRKRFAGAHHEVSGFLSGLDDAGIEAVPIFAARAVPYGVIAADAWQFLMSMLRAALDQAGPLDGVLVAPHGATVSEPEPDADGFWLAELRHRLGPNIPIIGTLDPHANLSPRMVHATDALIAYRTNPHIDQWESGRKAASLMARTLRGEVRPTQAAAFPPVVINIECQETAVSPCRHLYAAADAQLQRAGVLSNSILLGFAYADVLEMGSAMLAVTDNNQRFAQQLADELAAQLWRQRNDFVGRPNSVAAAIEQAKGLDGPVCLLDTGDNIGGGSPGDGTWIAQELHRRQIDRALVCLCDAATVAQCETHRAGEKVRLRVGGGSGPLQGQPLAADFSLVDLRDGRFEESAARHGGCSQFDQGRTAILRTDAGLTLLVGSQRVPPFSLGQITSCGLDPSQFQILVAKGVVAPMAAYRPVCRHFIRVTTPGVTTTDLSQVQYQQRRRPLFPFETDFEWNASNQLAATFP
- a CDS encoding succinylglutamate desuccinylase/aspartoacylase family protein, with translation MTSTLELKHREIVGSRPGPHLLVTGGVHGDEFEAMSAIRQLVDFVDPGKLSGRLTLIPVVNEPAYLRGQRTAEDGLDLARTCPGRADGSTTEQIAHALSGYIRSADLYLDLHSGGVALCLLPLVGYMLHSNEAVLAKQRRMARAFNLPLIWGTSPHLDGRSISVARDASVPAIYAEYRGSGLCNPQGVRDYVEGCLGVMAEFGMIDRPRPASNVEHFIEDARPHSGHLQICHPAPITGFFEREVELGQRLERGEPIGRIVDILGEQVYPIHAEQRGLVICVATFSRVLQGTGLAVVLETDR
- a CDS encoding SDR family oxidoreductase; protein product: MSDSPTVMITGAARGIGAATAVEFASRGYRVALVDLDESGLVAVSEQVRQLGGDALAIAGDLVDLTFAEAAVGRAAECFGRLDVLVNNAAWREIVTMRQIAVSSWEKTLRICLTTPAFLARWAAERMQPRGSGVIVNVSSMMSQQAAGIGPAYVACKGALDSLTYELASLYGPHGIRVVAVNPGAIDTELSRDYPQGGGTADDPLRQFSEEMIMLRRWGQPEEIARVIAWLASSEASYITGTTLVVDGGWQHQHFSHSLKQRQFPQEFTR
- a CDS encoding dihydrodipicolinate synthase family protein, with protein sequence MIRLISAICTPLRDGQSLDDASLEAHLEDQWSHGIGGLLVAGTMGLMQLQTDRVYRDLVEQSVRLSRRRGEIMVGVGDTCFSRTRDRIQMVEQFDIDGVVVLSPYLIKFSQEELLDYFRTLADISSKPLYLYDLPALTGTKLALSTVEALAKHPNVGGIKCSGLWEETRQLIDVVGDRFRVIPAQPHLVDQLARVGVRENLDGIFSIAPHWSIGIVRAAECGDWARAAGLQQKLSQLLRLLREQYTIFGGCEVILAAKGMPCQLAPAPLRRLTAQEKERLLSESLIQELIQEPTRGTAC
- a CDS encoding pyridoxal-phosphate dependent enzyme, translating into MTLGEGATPLIRSRSIGPSLGLANLYFKVESANPTGSYKDRFAAAAISRMLAAGQSKCLATSSGNTGSALAAYCAAAQLTCRIAIVETTPDGKLNQMLAYGAELARIRGFGLDSSTTNQAMQCLQDQANALDAALQISAFRYSPVGMSGVQTISYELAEQLTAGIDHVFSPAGGGGLTLAVARGFALLVERGSLARSPAVHCVQPAGNDTIAGSLRSGKNRAQAVECTSAISGLQVPNVLDGDVVIPACRASNGTGHIVSDDEIWNIQARLAREEGIFCEPAAATALAGACRAAQGGSLPSQATTVCLVTGSGFKDVASMARMTVRRDCPTIGVADLPQWLSR